Part of the Azospirillum thiophilum genome, TTGCCGGCAACGTGGCCCAGATGGGCGGCTGCATCGACCGTGTCATCTCCGCGCAGCAGGCGCAGGCCTACAAACCCTCCGCCACGATCTTCAACCATGCCCATCGGGCCTTGAATGTCGGCAAGGAGGACATCGTCCATATCTGCGCCAGTCCTCATCTCGATCTGGTGGCTGCGAGAGAGATGGGGATGCGGTGCATCTGGGTCGACCGCAACACCGGACGCAAGCCCCTGCCGGACTACGCTCCGATGGCCGTCGTGCCGACGCTGGACGGCGTCATCGCGCAGTTCCGGGATCATGGCTGGATGTAAACGCCGACGGGCGCAAAGCCCGGCGGCACAGCGCGCCGTCACCCCGTCGAGGCCGGCGGCCTGAAGATCGCCGACAGGTCCGGCCGCTCGCCGCTCGGCATCTTGAGGCGCAGGCGGGTCTCGATATGGCGGAAATGGTCGCCGGACAGCGCGATGGCGCGCGCGGTGTCGCGGGCGCGCAACGCCTCGACGATGGCCGCATGTTCGTTGGCGCCACAGATCGAGTCCGCCGCCGCCTCGAACACCGACACCATCACCGAGGAGCGCGACAGCAGGTCGCGCAAGGCTGCCGACAGTTCGGTATTGCCGAGCGAGTCGGCGATCAGGAGATGGAACTGCCCGGACAGCCGCACCGAGGCGGCTCGGTCGCCGTCCGCCGCCGCCTGACGCTCGCAGGCGACATGGTCGGCCAGCCTGCCCAATAATGCGTCATCCAGCTGGCTGGCCAGTTCCACCAGGATCCCGGCCTCCAGCACGCGGTGGGCCTGATAGATCGCCCGCACGTCGTCCGGGGTCGGGCAAGGAACCCGGACGCCGCGGTTGGTCACCGCCTCCAGCCGCCGCTCCGCCACCAGCCGGTGCAGCACCTTGCGGATCCGTTCGCGCGACACCCCGAAAAGCTCGGCCAGCGGGGTTTCCGCCAGCTTGGTCCCGGCGATTAGACGCCCGGCCAGGATGGCGTCGAGGATCGCCGTGTAGACGGCCTCGTCGGTTTCGATGTCGCCTTTGGGCGGGCGTTTGCTGGCGCGCGTCGTCATTCCTCGACCCATGCTGAAAAATGTGCGCATTCATCAGAAATAATGTGCACATTATGCCGGGCGCGGTTTGAAGCCTTGCCCCAGGACCTGTTTTAAGCCCTTGATTTCAGGGCGCAAGACAAAATGTGCACATTTGGCACGGGGATTGCGAAAGGGCTCCTGTCTTCCCCCCGCTCGGAGCCCTTCCCATGCGCCCTGACGATTTGTCCCGCCGCACCCTGCTGACGGCCGGCGGAGCCCTCGCCGCGTCGCTTGCAATGCCGTCCATCCTGCGCGCCCAGAGCAGGGAGATCGTCATCGGCGGCCCGGCCGGTGCCGCCAAATACTTCAACGAGGCGGTGTTTCCGGCGATCCGGGCGTCGCTCGGCGTCACGATCCTCTATGAAGGCTCCAACTCGCTGACCAACTTGCAGAAGATGCAGGCCGACCGGGGGGCGCCGAAATTCTCCGTCGTCATTATGGACGACCCGGTGATGATCAAGGCGGCGGACGAGGGGCTGATCGTCCCGATCACCGCCAAGGGCAGCCCCAACCTCGACCGGCTGGTCGCCAGCGCGGTCCATCGCGACGGGATGTGGGCGAACTACCAGCGCCCGTGGGCCGGCATCGCCTTCAATTCGAAGACCCCTGCCCCGGCCTCCTGGACCGATCTGTGGGCGCCGGCCAGCAAGGGCCGGGTCATCGTCCCGTCGATCCAGAACACCGAGGGATTCTGGACCCTGCTGGTCGCCGCGCATCTGGAGACCGGCAAGCCCTTCGCCGAGGCGCAGTACGCCATCGACGCCGGCTTCAAGAAGCTGAAGAGCTTGGTTCCCAGCCTGCTCAACGTCTACACCAACGCGCCGCAGGCGATGAACCTGCTGGAGCAGGGCGAGGCGTCGATGATCGGCGGCCAGTTCTCCGCCTATACCCTGACCCGCAAGGCGGAAGGGGCGCCGGTCGACCTCGCCATTCCGAAGGAGGGCGGCTTCGCCATGCCGTCCGGCATCGCCAAGGTCAAGGGCGGGCCGGCCCCGGAACTGGCCGACGCGGTGATCGACGCTTTCCTCGGCCCGGCGGTGCAGCAGATCCTGGTGGAAAAGGCGGTGGTGGCGCCGACCAACACGGCGACTCCGCGCCCCGCCGGCTTCCCCGACCCGGCCACGCTCTTCGCCCCCGACTGGGCCTTCGTCGCCAGGGAACGCGGCAAGTGGGCCGAGCGCTGGACGACGGAGCTGATGTGATGGAGGGCGGCGGCATGGCGGCCCATCTGTCGGTGCGGGGCGTGTCCAAGCGCTTCGGCGCCACGCCGGTGCTGACGGACATCGACCTGCGGATGGCGAGGGGTGAGCTGGTCACGCTGCTCGGCCCCTCGGGCTGCGGCAAGACCACCCTGCTGCGGGTGATCGCCGGGCTGACCCACCCGGACAGCGGCGTTCTGGAACTGGCCGGCCAGGACATCACCCGGCTGCCGCCCTACCGCCGCAACGTCGGCGTCGTCTTCCAGAACTACGCGCTGTTCCCCCACCTCGACGTCACCGGCAACGTCGCCTTCGGGCTGAAGCTGCGCAAGCGCCCAAAGGCGGAGATCGACGCCGCGGTCAGGCGGGCGCTGGAGCTGGTCCATCTCGGCACTCTGGCGGACCGGCCGGTCCGCGCCCTGTCGGGCGGCCAGCAGCAGCGGGTGGCGCTGGCCCGCGCCATCGCGGTCGAGCCCAGCGTCATCCTGTTCGACGAGGCGCTGTCGGCGCTCGACCGCAAGCTGCGCGAGACCATGCAGGGCGAACTGCGCCGCCTGCTCCGGCAGGTCGGCGCCACCGCCATCTTCGTCACCCACGACCAGGAGGAGGCGCTGACCATGTCCGACCGCGTGGCGGTGATGCATCGCGGGCGGATCGACCAGCTCGCCGACCCCCGCACGCTCTACGACCGGCCGGCCACCGCCTTCGCCCTGTCCTTCGTCGGCCAGTCGCTGAGGCTGTCCGGCACCGTGGTCGCCGCCGATGGCGACGGCTCCATGGTGGAGACGGCCGTGGGGCATGTGCGGGCGCCGCGCCGCTTCCTGCCCGGCTCGCCGGTGATCGTTGCCACCCGGCCGGAGCATGTCCGCCTTGCCGAGGGCGAGAACACCCTGCGCGGCACCGTCACCGGCGTCACCTTCCAGGGTCCGCGCAGCGTCGTGGAGATCGATGCCGGCGGCGCCGTCCTGATCGCGGAGCTGTCGGGCCGCCAGGCGCTGCCCGACCCCGGCACGCCGGTCGCCATCGGCTGGCCGGTCGCCGAAACCCTGCTGTTCCCGGCGGAGGAAGCGGCATGATCGCGCTGCTCCCCCGGGTCGACCGGGACCGCCGAGTTGCCCTGCTTTTGTCGGGACCGGCCGGGCTGATCCTGCTGGCGCTGTTCGCCCTGCCGCTCGCCCTGCTGTTCGCGGTCAGCCTGCAAGCGCCGCCGGGCGGGCCGCCGGGAGGGGGGCCGGGGCTGAGCCTCGCCGCCTACGAGCGGCTGCTGACCACGCCGCACCATCTCGGCGCGGTGTGGAATTCGCTGAAGCTGTCGCTGGCCGTCACCATCATCACCCTGCTGGTCGGCTATCCCGCCAGCTTCGCCATCGCGCGGGCGAAGGGGGGATGGCGCAGCCTGATGCTGGGCTGCCTGTTCCTGCCGCTGGCCGCCAGCGTCATCGTCAAGGCGTTCGCCTGGACCATCCTCCTGCGCTCCAGCGGGGTCATCAACACTGTGCTGCTGGGGCTCGGTATCGTCGATGCGCCGGTACGGATGATCTTCACCGAGACCGCGCTGATCGTCGGCGCGGTCAACGTCTTCCTGCCCTTCATGATCCTGCCGGTGTTCGCCGTGGTGGCCCAGCTCGACCCCCGTTTGTCGGAGGCGGCGGCGACGCTCGGCGCCAATCCGGTGGCCGGTTTCCTGAAAGTGACGCTGCCGGTGACCATGCCGGGGATCGTCGCCGGGGTGGCGCTGGTCTCCTCCCTGTCGGTCTCGGCCTATGTCGTGCCGACCCTGCTGATCGGCGAGCGCTATCCGACGCTCGCCTCCACCATCGCCAAGGCCTATCTGCTGAGCCGCGAGCCCGCATTCGGTGCGGCGGCCGGCGTGGTGCTGCTGGTCATCGCGGTCGCCATCGTCGTGCTGTCGAGCCGGGTCTCTGGCCGGGTCGGCAGGGAGGGCCGGGCATGAGAACCGCCGCACTGGCCTTTTCCTGGGCGATGGCCATCCTCGCCTGCCTGTTCCTGCTGGCGCCGCTGCTGGTCATCGCCGCCGCCAGCCTGTCGCCCACCCCGGTCTTCGACCTGCCGGTCGGCGGCGCGTCGTGGAAATGGTACGGGCGCATCGCCTCGCTGGAGGGCTTCTGGCCGGCCCTCTGGCTGTCCCTGCAGATCGCCCTGCTCTCCACCGCCCTGTCGCTGGTGGCCGGCACCATGGCGGCGGTCGCCATCGTGCGCGGCCGGCTGCCGGGTGCGGAGGCCTTCGCCGCCGCGCTGGTCTCGCCGCTGATGATGCCCGGCCTCGTGCTCGGCATCGCGCTGCTGCAGTATTTCCGCGGCGTCGGCTTCACCGCCAGCTGGCCGGCGCTGCTGCTGGCCCATCTGGTCGTCACGCTGCCCTATGTGGCGCGGACGATGATCGCCGGCCTGTCGCGCTTCGACTTCACCCTGATCGAGGCCGCGCTGACGCTGGGCTGCACCTGGCCGCAGAGCGTGCTGCGGGTGATGATCCCGGCGCTGGCGCCGTCCTTCCTGGTCGCCGGGCTGTTCAGCGTCCTGGCCTCCTTCGACAACTACCCGGTGTCGATCTTCCTGACCGACGTCCGCACCAAGACCCTGCCGATCAAGATGCTGCAATATATCGAAGAGGCGCCGGACCCGACCCTGGCGGCGCTGTCCACCCTGATCCTGCTCGGCACGCTGGTCCTGCTGGTGATCGCCGACCGTGCCGTCGGGCTGTCCCGCATGGCCGGAACCGCGGAGTGACCGGCATGACCCGCAGACTGTCCGGAGCCGGTCCCTTGCGCGACTTTCGCGGCTATGCCGGGCGGCCGGTCGATCCGAACTGGCCGGGCGATGCGCGGCTCGCCCTGTCGTTCGTGCTGAATTTCGAGGAGGGGGCGGAATTCTCCGTCCGCGACGGCGACCCGGTCAACGAGGCGGTCTATGAGGTGACCGACCGCCGCGCCGGACCCGATCCCTGCATCGACAGCCATTTCGAATACGGCACCCGTGCGGCATGGTGGCGGATCATGGAACTGTTCGACCGCTACGGCGTCCCGCTGACGGTCAGCGCCTGCGGCCGGGCGGTGCAGCGCTCCCCCGAGCTGGCCCGCGACGCGGTGGCCCGCGGGCACGAGATCTCCGCCCATGGCTGGCGCTGGGAAAGCCACGCCGACATGGCGGAGGAGGAGGAGCGCCGCGCCATCGGCCGCGCCGTGGCGGCGATCCGCGAGGCGACCGGCGAGCGTCCGGTGGGCTGGCACACCCGCTCATCCGCGTCTCCCAACACCCGCCGGCTGCTGGTGGAGGAAGGGGGGTTTCTCTATGACAGCGACGCCTACAACGACGACATCCCCTATGACCTGGAGATCGGCGGACGGCGTCATGTCGTGCTGCCCTATGCGTTCGACACCAACGACATGCATTATTTCCACACCCAGCGCTTCGCCGGGGCCGATTTCGCCGGCTACGTCACCGATGCGATGGACTGGCTGCATGGGGAGGGCGGGCGGATGCTGTCGGTCGGGCTTCACCTGCGGATGATCGGCCGGCCGGGCCGCATGGGGGCGCTGGAGCGCATCCTGCGGCATGCGGCCGAAAAGCCGGGGGTCTGGGTGGCCCGCCGCGCCGACATCGCCCGCCATTGGCTGACCGTCTTTCCGGAGCCGCACCAGCCATGAGGAGCTGGCCATGAGGAGCTGGCCATGAGGATCCTGATCGCCAACCCCAACACCTCGGCCCGCATCACCGCCCGCATGGTCGAGGCGGCGCGGGCCCTGGTGGGTGGCGGCGCGACCATCGTCGGGGCGACCGCCCCGTTCGGTGCGCCGGCGCTGGAGACGCCGGCCGATCTGGCGATCGCCGAACTGGCGGTGCCCGCCATGCTCGGCGCCCATCCCGATTGTGACGGCGCCATCGTCGGCGCCTTCGGCGATCCCGGGCTGGCGCAGGCACGGACCGCCTTCGGCAAGCCGGTGCAAGGGCTGGGCGAGGCCGGCCTGCGGGCCGCCGGGACGGGAGGACGCCGCTTCGCCGTCGTCACGCTGGGCCCGGCCATGCGTCCGGCGATCGAGGCCAGGGTGAGCGACCTGGGCCTGGCCGACCGGATGGTCGGCATCGCCTTCCTCAGCGGCGGTGTCCTCGATCTGGCGGCCGAGCCGTGGCGCTACCATGGCGAGATTCTGGACGCGGTCGCCGCCGCCCGCGACCGCGGGGCGGAGGCGGTCCTGCTGGGCGGCGCCCCGTTTTCCGGCTGGTCGGGCCGGCTGCGGGCCAGGGCGGCGCTTCCCCTGCTCGACGGGCTGACCGCGGCACTGGACGGGCTGGTGCCGGACGGGAGTGCCATCGGGGGCTGAAGGGCGCCCGTCAGAAGGTCGGCGGCGAGTTCAGCCACAGCACGGAGGCGCGCACCGAGCCGGGGTTGGCGTAGCCATGCGGGATGTGGGAGGCGAAAAAGGCGGAATCGCCCGCCGCCATGCGGGTGATCTCCCCGTCGAGAATCAAGTCGATCTCACCCGCCGGCACATAGATGAACTCCTCGCCGGGATGGGTGATGCAGCCGTCGGAGCGGCCGCCGGCGTCGACATGGTGGATGTTCACCTGATAAGGAGCGACAGGGCCTCCAGCTCGACGCCGTCCCGGCCCCGCAACAGGCCGTTGGACAGGATCGGCCGCTCGCCCCGCCGGACGATGGTCGAGGGCTGGTTCCGGTCCGTTGGCACGAGAAGCCCGATGTTGGGTCCAGCGCCAGGGCGATGCGGTGCAGCGTGTTGAGCGACGGGTGCGCCTTGCCCTTCTCGATCTTCGACAGCAGCGCGATCGAGCAGTCGCAGATTTGCGCCAGCGCGGACAGGGTCATGTTCCGCGAGACCCGGAGCTCGTGGAGGCGTCGGCCCAGACCTTCGGACAGCGACGGATCCTGCATTCTGCTTTGGTTTTCGATGCGTGTGCGGCGGGGCGAATCCCCGGATGGCCATACTACCCCGCCATGGTGGCGACGGGCTACAGTATCAACAGCTTAAAGGCGACGGCCTACGACGCGAGGGCGCAGGCGGCGACGGCACCGGCGAAGACGGCACGGGCGAAGACCCGGGCACCCAGCACGATATGCTCGGGGGCGGTGTCCTCCACCGGCGTGTGGCTGCGGCCGCCGATGCTCGGCACGAACATCATCGCGGTCGGCACGCAGGGTGCCAGCACCACGGCGTCATGAATGGCGCCGCTCGGCAGCGGCATGGCGGGCGCGCCGAGCGCGGCGGCGGCATCGGCAATCAGGCCTCGCAGGCCGTCGTCCATCGCCACCGGCTCCAGCCGGCCGCGCTCCTCCATGGCGACGCCGACGCCGCTGCGGCCATCGGACACGGCGACCAGATCGGCCATCGCCTGTCGAGAAAGGCAAAGGGGGAAACGGCGTTCTCCACCGGGCCGATCCCGGGGTCGCCGAGACGACCCAGGGCGGCGAACGGCTGCAGCCTCATTTCGTTGCGCAGCACGAAGCCGGCATCGACGCTGCCGTCGTTCAGCGTATAGCCGCGGGTGGCGTACAGTCTGCCGGCGCTGTCCTGGGATGTTGCAACGAATCTGGGGGGCAGGCTTAGCGCTTGCCGTGCGACGGTCGGGATGACGATCCGCCCGGTGTGGCTGGCATAGGATGGCCGGCTGCTTCCCGACAGTCTCAGGAAGCCCGGAGCGGAGCCCGGTTCGAACACCCCGTTGAACTGGCGGTAGGGGAAGCGGTTGAGCCAGTCGAGATCCTCCGAAATGCGCTCGGCCTCGATCAGTCCGCCGGCTGCGGTGCCGTCCACCACCCTGACGCGGAGTTGCGGCACGCCCGCGGTGATTTCCTGGAACTGACCGAGGAGCGGGCCGAGCGCGTCGGCGATGCGCTGCCGGTCCAGCCCCTCCACCCCCGATGACGTGATGCCCGCCGGAGGATCGGGCATCACCCGAGCGGTCAGCCCGATGAGCCGGATGCCCTTGAGGTCGACGCCGAGCGGGGTGTCGTCGGCATCGGCTGCCGGGCCGCGGCCATAGCGCAGGCCGCCGCCCTTGCCCGAGACCGCCGACGGCAGGTTGCGCTCCACCGGTACCGGCACCTGCGCCACCGCCGCGTCCGGAGACAGCGCTTGCAGCAGGACGAGCAGGGGTGCCGGAGCGGCAAGCCATCGTAAGGGTCCGGCCGGCCGGCCGAACGCCCTGGGCGTCACCCTGCTGTCCTTGCTGATGGTCTTCCATGAAGCGCCGATTGGACTGGCAGATGCATGCCCTGCCGGAGGGGGCCGGCTAGTCGTCTTCGACCGCGCTGGAGCTGTTCCGCCTGCTTCAGGAGGCGACGATGAACGCCGCCAGGCATTCGGGGGCGGATTGGGGGACGACCGGGATTCGGCCGACCGACGACAGGGTGCGCGTGGTGGTCGCCGACGAGGGACGCGGCGGCGCGCCCGACCGCCCCGGCGACTACGGCCTTGCCAACATGCGGCGACGTGCCCTGGCCATCGGTGCCCGGCTTGCCATCGTCTCCGATCCGGACGGTATCCGCATCATTCTGGATCTGCCCAGACCGGCAGCCAGCCAGCCATAAGGCAGCAACTCAACATGTTGCATTGGAGGCGGGCGCGTTCGGTGAGCGCATAGCCAGGTGCCCGGTGAGGAGGAGTGCCAGCCACGGCGTGGATGCCGGGCTGCCTATGGGCCGCGTTGACTTTGTCGGCCGCTTTGGCGCAGCCTGCAGGCAAATTTCAGCCACGGTGGGAAGCCATGCCGATCATCACGTCAGCCAGCACGAAAGGCGGACCGGGCAAGACGACCTTGTCGCTGTGTCTTGCCGACCATTGGCGCCGTGCCGGGTATCGGGTCGAACTGCTGGACATCGATCCCAACCGGAACCTGACCCAATGGATCAAGGCGGCCGGGGCGCCGATCCCCTGCACCACCGTGGACGAGGACGATATCATCGAAGCGGCGACTGCCGCCGAGCAGCGGACGGACTGGGTCGTCATCGACGTCGCCGGTGCGCTTGCGCGCGGGCTGGTGCATGCCATCGGCATCGCCAACGCGGTGGTCATCCCGTCCCGTCCGGACCTGAAGGACGCGTTGGAGGCCGCGCGGACCTACCAGCATGTGGTTGCGGAACAGAAGATGGCGCAACGCCGCGATCCCCAGGCCCGCATCCCTGCCGCGGTGGTCCTGATGCAGGTGAACCGCCGCGCCCAGGCGGCGGGGTTCGCCCGGGAACAGCTCTCCGCGTTGAAGGTGCCGCTGCTGTCGGCCGAGATCCCGCTGCGGGCGGCCTACCAGAACTATTCCTTCGCCGGCCTGCCGCTGGACGACGCGGCGGTGCGTGGCGATTTCGCCGATCTCGCAAAGGCCGTCGAAGAGTTGATCCATGGCTAGGAAGCTGACCCCG contains:
- a CDS encoding GntR family transcriptional regulator, translated to MTTRASKRPPKGDIETDEAVYTAILDAILAGRLIAGTKLAETPLAELFGVSRERIRKVLHRLVAERRLEAVTNRGVRVPCPTPDDVRAIYQAHRVLEAGILVELASQLDDALLGRLADHVACERQAAADGDRAASVRLSGQFHLLIADSLGNTELSAALRDLLSRSSVMVSVFEAAADSICGANEHAAIVEALRARDTARAIALSGDHFRHIETRLRLKMPSGERPDLSAIFRPPASTG
- a CDS encoding extracellular solute-binding protein; translation: MRPDDLSRRTLLTAGGALAASLAMPSILRAQSREIVIGGPAGAAKYFNEAVFPAIRASLGVTILYEGSNSLTNLQKMQADRGAPKFSVVIMDDPVMIKAADEGLIVPITAKGSPNLDRLVASAVHRDGMWANYQRPWAGIAFNSKTPAPASWTDLWAPASKGRVIVPSIQNTEGFWTLLVAAHLETGKPFAEAQYAIDAGFKKLKSLVPSLLNVYTNAPQAMNLLEQGEASMIGGQFSAYTLTRKAEGAPVDLAIPKEGGFAMPSGIAKVKGGPAPELADAVIDAFLGPAVQQILVEKAVVAPTNTATPRPAGFPDPATLFAPDWAFVARERGKWAERWTTELM
- a CDS encoding ABC transporter ATP-binding protein, coding for MAAHLSVRGVSKRFGATPVLTDIDLRMARGELVTLLGPSGCGKTTLLRVIAGLTHPDSGVLELAGQDITRLPPYRRNVGVVFQNYALFPHLDVTGNVAFGLKLRKRPKAEIDAAVRRALELVHLGTLADRPVRALSGGQQQRVALARAIAVEPSVILFDEALSALDRKLRETMQGELRRLLRQVGATAIFVTHDQEEALTMSDRVAVMHRGRIDQLADPRTLYDRPATAFALSFVGQSLRLSGTVVAADGDGSMVETAVGHVRAPRRFLPGSPVIVATRPEHVRLAEGENTLRGTVTGVTFQGPRSVVEIDAGGAVLIAELSGRQALPDPGTPVAIGWPVAETLLFPAEEAA
- a CDS encoding ABC transporter permease, giving the protein MIALLPRVDRDRRVALLLSGPAGLILLALFALPLALLFAVSLQAPPGGPPGGGPGLSLAAYERLLTTPHHLGAVWNSLKLSLAVTIITLLVGYPASFAIARAKGGWRSLMLGCLFLPLAASVIVKAFAWTILLRSSGVINTVLLGLGIVDAPVRMIFTETALIVGAVNVFLPFMILPVFAVVAQLDPRLSEAAATLGANPVAGFLKVTLPVTMPGIVAGVALVSSLSVSAYVVPTLLIGERYPTLASTIAKAYLLSREPAFGAAAGVVLLVIAVAIVVLSSRVSGRVGREGRA
- a CDS encoding ABC transporter permease, encoding MRTAALAFSWAMAILACLFLLAPLLVIAAASLSPTPVFDLPVGGASWKWYGRIASLEGFWPALWLSLQIALLSTALSLVAGTMAAVAIVRGRLPGAEAFAAALVSPLMMPGLVLGIALLQYFRGVGFTASWPALLLAHLVVTLPYVARTMIAGLSRFDFTLIEAALTLGCTWPQSVLRVMIPALAPSFLVAGLFSVLASFDNYPVSIFLTDVRTKTLPIKMLQYIEEAPDPTLAALSTLILLGTLVLLVIADRAVGLSRMAGTAE
- a CDS encoding polysaccharide deacetylase family protein produces the protein MTRRLSGAGPLRDFRGYAGRPVDPNWPGDARLALSFVLNFEEGAEFSVRDGDPVNEAVYEVTDRRAGPDPCIDSHFEYGTRAAWWRIMELFDRYGVPLTVSACGRAVQRSPELARDAVARGHEISAHGWRWESHADMAEEEERRAIGRAVAAIREATGERPVGWHTRSSASPNTRRLLVEEGGFLYDSDAYNDDIPYDLEIGGRRHVVLPYAFDTNDMHYFHTQRFAGADFAGYVTDAMDWLHGEGGRMLSVGLHLRMIGRPGRMGALERILRHAAEKPGVWVARRADIARHWLTVFPEPHQP
- a CDS encoding aspartate/glutamate racemase family protein; translation: MRILIANPNTSARITARMVEAARALVGGGATIVGATAPFGAPALETPADLAIAELAVPAMLGAHPDCDGAIVGAFGDPGLAQARTAFGKPVQGLGEAGLRAAGTGGRRFAVVTLGPAMRPAIEARVSDLGLADRMVGIAFLSGGVLDLAAEPWRYHGEILDAVAAARDRGAEAVLLGGAPFSGWSGRLRARAALPLLDGLTAALDGLVPDGSAIGG
- a CDS encoding cupin domain-containing protein, yielding MNIHHVDAGGRSDGCITHPGEEFIYVPAGEIDLILDGEITRMAAGDSAFFASHIPHGYANPGSVRASVLWLNSPPTF
- a CDS encoding M20/M25/M40 family metallo-hydrolase, which gives rise to MEDHQQGQQGDAQGVRPAGRTLTMACRSGTPARPAASAVSGRGGGAGAGTGGAQPAVGGLGQGRRPALWPRPGSRCRRHPARRRPQGHPAHRADRSGDARSSGGHHVIGGGGAGPAAHRRRARPAPRSVPGNHRGRAATPRQGGGRHRSRRTDRGRAHFGGSRLAQPLPLPPVQRGVRTGLRSGLPETVGKQPAILCQPHRADRHPDRRTASAKPAPQIRCNIPGQRRQTVRHPRLYAERRQRRCRLRAAQRNEAAAVRRPGSSRRPRDRPGGERRFPLCLSRQAMADLVAVSDGRSGVGVAMEERGRLEPVAMDDGLRGLIADAAAALGAPAMPLPSGAIHDAVVLAPCVPTAMMFVPSIGGRSHTPVEDTAPEHIVLGARVFARAVFAGAVAACALAS
- a CDS encoding ATP-binding protein, translated to MNAARHSGADWGTTGIRPTDDRVRVVVADEGRGGAPDRPGDYGLANMRRRALAIGARLAIVSDPDGIRIILDLPRPAASQP
- a CDS encoding ParA family protein, coding for MPIITSASTKGGPGKTTLSLCLADHWRRAGYRVELLDIDPNRNLTQWIKAAGAPIPCTTVDEDDIIEAATAAEQRTDWVVIDVAGALARGLVHAIGIANAVVIPSRPDLKDALEAARTYQHVVAEQKMAQRRDPQARIPAAVVLMQVNRRAQAAGFAREQLSALKVPLLSAEIPLRAAYQNYSFAGLPLDDAAVRGDFADLAKAVEELIHG